From the genome of Nodosilinea sp. FACHB-141, one region includes:
- a CDS encoding DUF4157 domain-containing protein, with protein MSASRLAKQPEDSAAIEQIHDISQRPQFSGLSGELGVASSQFPIQAKLTIGAAGDRYEQEVEIPNKTGLPDNLKVGVENLSGYSLDDIRVHYNSPKPAPLQALAYTQGTEIHVAPGQEKHLLHEAWHVVQQKQGRVKPTKQMKGEQINEDRILEGEADRMAEKAEEYKQPKTPTKRMGIDGTKTTEANKGRTQHVVSPIIQRWKSETLENEARKQNQQELEKVNKRIAAIRGQALATMREVEDPKRDGDAAIDELWEYISPAEREEYEHLQHVIELERMRKRGIADDIHHILSRTKIESFYQLLETEGQEAYKKIFSREETEVGDNGLNDQKNRNSLFSLRSNLVWGPEGKKRTDDPAHKKKEASPQGKKGESDIDPVYNEDGSLNEISAIYYQVDKKIVEIIGKPKRGKDPLDDEEQKGDISRAKGERQGGTWTNYEEDVNEIMNLLLDAEFALAREQKKDSIWKTRVNKKGEVWTGNKVGEQGESWRKTNKKREDEG; from the coding sequence ATGTCTGCTTCGCGGTTGGCAAAACAACCGGAAGACAGTGCTGCAATTGAGCAGATTCATGACATCTCTCAACGACCGCAATTTTCGGGGTTGTCAGGAGAGTTAGGAGTAGCATCGTCGCAGTTTCCAATTCAGGCAAAGCTGACGATCGGGGCGGCTGGGGATAGGTATGAGCAAGAAGTAGAAATCCCCAATAAAACAGGATTACCAGATAATCTAAAAGTCGGGGTAGAAAATCTATCGGGATATTCCCTTGATGATATCAGAGTTCATTACAATTCGCCCAAACCTGCCCCGTTACAGGCACTAGCTTACACCCAAGGGACAGAGATTCATGTAGCTCCTGGACAAGAGAAACATTTACTCCACGAAGCATGGCACGTTGTCCAACAGAAGCAGGGAAGGGTAAAACCGACAAAGCAGATGAAGGGGGAACAGATAAATGAAGACCGCATTTTAGAAGGGGAGGCGGACCGGATGGCAGAAAAAGCAGAAGAGTACAAGCAACCTAAAACCCCAACAAAAAGAATGGGGATAGACGGCACGAAAACAACAGAAGCAAACAAAGGGCGAACTCAACATGTAGTTAGCCCGATCATCCAACGATGGAAATCTGAAACTTTAGAAAACGAAGCACGAAAACAAAATCAACAGGAACTTGAAAAGGTAAATAAACGAATAGCAGCGATTAGAGGCCAGGCACTGGCAACAATGCGAGAGGTCGAAGACCCGAAGAGAGATGGTGATGCAGCGATAGATGAGTTATGGGAATATATATCGCCAGCGGAGCGAGAAGAGTATGAACATTTACAACATGTAATAGAACTAGAGAGAATGCGTAAGCGGGGAATTGCAGACGACATCCACCATATTTTATCCCGAACAAAAATTGAAAGTTTTTACCAACTACTAGAAACAGAAGGCCAGGAAGCATATAAAAAGATATTTTCAAGGGAAGAAACAGAAGTAGGCGACAACGGTTTAAACGATCAAAAAAATAGAAATAGTTTGTTCAGTTTGCGCTCAAATTTGGTATGGGGGCCGGAAGGTAAAAAACGTACAGACGATCCGGCACATAAAAAAAAGGAAGCATCGCCACAGGGCAAGAAGGGAGAAAGTGACATTGATCCGGTATATAACGAAGATGGATCGTTGAATGAAATCTCTGCGATCTACTATCAGGTAGATAAAAAGATTGTGGAGATTATAGGAAAACCAAAAAGAGGAAAAGACCCGCTAGACGATGAGGAGCAAAAAGGCGATATAAGTAGAGCAAAAGGAGAACGACAGGGAGGGACATGGACGAATTACGAGGAGGACGTTAATGAGATAATGAATCTCCTATTAGATGCAGAATTCGCATTAGCAAGGGAGCAAAAGAAGGACAGTATATGGAAGACTAGGGTGAATAAAAAGGGAGAGGTGTGGACAGGCAACAAAGTGGGAGAACAAGGGGAATCATGGAGGAAGACAAATAAAAAGCGTGAAGACGAGGGGTAA
- a CDS encoding DUF4157 domain-containing protein — protein sequence MTGVLHQSRLKGHAAARTLGRTTAASRVAKQPEDSVAIEPIYDISQRPQFLGLSGELGGASSLFPIQAKLTIGQPNDKYEQEADRVASQVVQQINAPVSPQPSQGQSVQRTEAPEEEEIQAKPENSSLLRMDEIAIGEASMDLDKDINSAKGNGKALDAGLQQSMGQAMGADFSGVKVHTDTKADKLNRSIQARAFTTRQDVFFRQGAYDPGSKGGQELIAHELTHVVQQSGEEVQNKGADGRKESMQARVSAKVQCTRRIQAGDMSREVRFESLGKEQLEGLINYLETGKGYYVIDYGNEAGGAEKLKKDALARLAELGSETKNFNVRSRAVSNGVGFVFSDDAMIRNLAEDNDIWAYPSEKEADVKKVHADKFKGLELLLDQPMLAMTRYYGKRTAMRGVRENAAAGTGKPAIKESDSREVTSMLQLTAPCRRGDESVTRDVAMGGMSAYNYARTVGIEDAENNTWEWLHLVGSAIGGANKVGNLVAGTYDMNTQMIPLEKTIVEYCSQQGIFAHNPVNVTAKATLTPDGRGKYLWVAEKIVLTIQHEAKKTSLTVQNEQEMMSKFEYDFYAHVFKPMVGVRKSAVPQEFDEDYVMGE from the coding sequence ATGACGGGAGTTTTGCACCAGAGCCGGTTAAAGGGACACGCAGCAGCGAGAACGCTAGGAAGAACGACAGCTGCCTCGCGGGTAGCAAAACAGCCCGAGGACAGTGTTGCAATTGAGCCGATTTATGACATCTCTCAACGACCCCAGTTTTTGGGGTTATCGGGTGAGTTGGGGGGAGCATCGTCGCTGTTTCCAATTCAGGCAAAGCTGACAATCGGTCAACCGAATGACAAGTACGAACAGGAAGCTGATCGGGTAGCATCCCAGGTGGTACAACAAATTAATGCCCCCGTTTCTCCCCAACCATCTCAGGGTCAGTCTGTACAGCGAACCGAAGCCCCGGAAGAGGAAGAAATTCAGGCAAAACCAGAGAATAGCTCACTATTACGAATGGACGAGATCGCAATAGGGGAAGCTTCAATGGATCTGGACAAGGATATAAATAGTGCTAAAGGAAATGGCAAGGCTTTAGATGCAGGTCTGCAACAGTCAATGGGGCAGGCAATGGGGGCGGATTTTAGTGGGGTGAAGGTTCATACAGATACAAAGGCAGACAAGTTGAATCGGTCGATTCAGGCGAGGGCATTTACGACGAGGCAGGATGTGTTCTTCCGGCAGGGGGCGTATGATCCGGGGAGTAAAGGGGGGCAGGAGTTAATTGCCCATGAGTTGACTCATGTGGTGCAGCAAAGCGGAGAAGAGGTACAGAACAAGGGGGCAGATGGACGGAAGGAGAGCATGCAAGCCAGGGTGAGCGCTAAGGTGCAGTGCACACGGCGCATCCAGGCGGGGGACATGTCGAGGGAGGTGCGCTTCGAGTCGTTAGGAAAAGAACAGTTAGAAGGATTAATAAACTATCTGGAAACAGGGAAAGGCTATTACGTTATAGATTATGGGAACGAAGCTGGGGGAGCAGAAAAGCTGAAAAAGGACGCGTTGGCCAGATTGGCCGAGCTAGGGAGCGAAACGAAAAATTTCAATGTGCGGAGCCGAGCGGTATCGAACGGCGTGGGGTTTGTGTTCTCAGACGATGCCATGATAAGGAATCTGGCAGAGGACAATGATATCTGGGCATATCCGAGTGAGAAAGAGGCAGATGTAAAGAAGGTACATGCGGACAAGTTCAAGGGACTAGAATTGTTGCTCGACCAGCCAATGCTAGCCATGACTAGGTACTATGGAAAACGAACGGCCATGAGAGGTGTCCGTGAAAACGCGGCCGCAGGTACTGGGAAACCAGCGATCAAGGAAAGTGATAGTCGCGAAGTGACGAGTATGTTGCAGCTTACTGCGCCATGCAGACGGGGCGATGAGTCAGTGACTAGGGACGTCGCGATGGGCGGAATGTCAGCATACAATTATGCGAGGACTGTAGGAATAGAGGATGCAGAGAATAATACATGGGAGTGGCTGCATCTGGTGGGAAGCGCCATAGGAGGCGCGAACAAGGTGGGGAATCTGGTGGCAGGAACATATGACATGAACACGCAGATGATTCCCCTGGAGAAAACGATCGTGGAATACTGTTCACAGCAAGGTATCTTCGCCCACAACCCGGTAAATGTCACCGCGAAAGCGACGCTAACGCCAGACGGAAGAGGAAAGTACTTATGGGTTGCGGAGAAGATCGTATTAACGATACAGCATGAGGCAAAGAAAACGAGCTTGACGGTGCAGAACGAGCAGGAGATGATGAGCAAGTTTGAGTACGACTTCTACGCCCATGTATTCAAGCCCATGGTAGGAGTTAGAAAGTCGGCGGTACCACAAGAATTTGATGAAGATTACGTGATGGGAGAATAG
- a CDS encoding ATP-binding protein — protein sequence MTSVFKSPLDELLPALHVLDGLLERSSQLAEALHSGGERAATPQNAGSLRQPELALPPGYPRYSPAQSTEMPSSQIQPSSRLGLLQQQFDLPIFDLDVILIALAPELDRRYEQIYAYLQQDGRSVRPSVNLVLNLLCADAAEKLQRRSHFAPIAPLRHNDLLQLSPPQPTNQSSLLAQEISLDPAIVRYLLHETGLDADFSPSRSLILATVPAEQTDLPAPLVQQISAIAQNSSSTQPIRLYLQGPDAVTSHQFAQVLAHQLSRPLLIVDLDDLIRQPEQFRQRLKRLGRNAWLQNTVLYLHSVDSLHQDTTNHLYPFLINLLAETNAPIVVAGRQSWQPSADWGLGIVTISLTVPGFGDRLKCWKTRLASVGLTVEQGTIEALADRFQLTPTQIQGAIATTQNQLAYELEPASIEAVLFQAARNQSGHHLNRLTQPIQPRYVWSDLVLPAVQFEQLQEVCTHLQHRHTVFETWGFDHKLSLGKGVNALFAGPSGTGKTMAAEVIAKSLQLDLYRIDLSQVVSKYIGETEKNLSQIFTAAASTNAILLFDEADSLFGKRTEIKDSHDRYANIEVGYLLQQMEAYEGLAILTTNLKSNLDEAFIRRLRFIIDFPLPSVQERYRIWQHIWPQSLPLDSEINWIVVAKQFDLTGGNIRNIALATAFLAANEGDKVTISHIQQAIRREYQKMGKPMTNEAFEDLS from the coding sequence ATGACGTCTGTTTTCAAGTCGCCTCTAGACGAGTTGCTGCCTGCTCTCCATGTGCTCGACGGTCTGCTAGAGCGCAGCTCACAGTTGGCAGAAGCTTTGCACAGCGGCGGAGAAAGAGCAGCAACGCCGCAGAATGCAGGCAGTCTCCGTCAACCTGAACTCGCCCTTCCTCCTGGCTATCCCCGCTATAGCCCCGCACAATCTACTGAAATGCCATCGAGTCAAATCCAGCCTTCCTCCCGGCTAGGGTTGCTGCAACAGCAGTTTGACTTACCTATATTTGACCTGGACGTAATCCTGATTGCTCTAGCTCCAGAACTCGATCGCCGCTATGAGCAAATCTACGCCTATTTACAGCAGGATGGGCGCAGCGTTCGGCCCAGCGTTAACCTGGTGCTGAATTTGCTATGTGCGGATGCAGCGGAGAAACTACAACGGCGATCGCATTTTGCCCCCATTGCCCCATTGCGGCATAATGATCTGCTGCAACTTTCCCCACCCCAACCCACCAACCAGTCTTCCCTGCTGGCGCAGGAGATTAGCCTTGACCCAGCGATCGTTCGCTATCTCCTGCATGAAACGGGATTAGATGCCGACTTCAGCCCCAGTCGTTCACTCATTCTGGCAACGGTTCCCGCAGAACAGACAGACTTACCTGCCCCCCTGGTGCAGCAAATCAGTGCCATTGCTCAAAACTCTTCCTCTACCCAACCGATCCGGCTCTACCTACAAGGTCCCGATGCCGTCACATCTCATCAATTTGCTCAGGTACTTGCCCACCAATTAAGTCGTCCCTTACTAATCGTCGATTTAGATGACTTGATTCGGCAACCAGAACAATTTCGGCAACGGTTAAAGCGACTAGGACGAAATGCCTGGTTGCAAAACACAGTTCTCTATCTGCACTCAGTTGATAGCCTGCATCAAGACACCACTAACCATTTGTATCCCTTCTTAATCAATCTCCTGGCAGAGACTAATGCCCCCATCGTCGTTGCGGGTCGTCAATCCTGGCAGCCTTCCGCCGATTGGGGTTTAGGCATAGTGACAATTTCCCTCACGGTTCCGGGCTTTGGCGATCGCCTTAAATGCTGGAAGACCCGTTTAGCCAGCGTAGGACTAACGGTTGAGCAAGGCACCATTGAGGCTCTAGCCGATCGCTTTCAGCTAACTCCCACACAAATTCAAGGTGCGATCGCCACTACTCAAAACCAGCTAGCTTATGAACTGGAGCCTGCATCAATCGAGGCAGTGTTGTTTCAGGCTGCCCGGAATCAGTCGGGCCACCATCTCAACAGGTTGACCCAGCCTATTCAGCCCCGCTATGTTTGGTCAGATTTGGTGCTGCCAGCGGTGCAGTTTGAGCAGCTTCAAGAAGTCTGTACCCATCTACAACATCGGCACACTGTATTTGAAACCTGGGGCTTTGATCACAAACTATCCCTAGGAAAAGGCGTTAACGCCCTATTTGCCGGGCCTTCGGGTACAGGTAAGACAATGGCAGCAGAAGTCATCGCCAAATCCCTGCAACTCGACCTTTACCGTATCGATCTGTCCCAAGTCGTAAGTAAATACATCGGTGAAACCGAAAAAAACCTCAGCCAAATCTTCACGGCTGCAGCAAGCACCAATGCTATTCTTCTATTTGATGAAGCCGATTCTTTGTTTGGCAAACGCACTGAAATCAAAGACTCCCACGATCGCTATGCCAACATCGAAGTGGGCTACTTATTGCAGCAAATGGAAGCCTATGAAGGCTTAGCCATTCTCACGACAAATCTGAAGAGTAATCTAGACGAGGCCTTTATCCGACGTTTGCGGTTCATCATAGACTTTCCTCTTCCATCGGTTCAAGAACGGTACCGAATTTGGCAGCATATTTGGCCTCAGTCTCTACCCCTCGACTCAGAAATCAATTGGATTGTTGTGGCTAAACAGTTTGATCTGACTGGAGGAAACATTCGCAACATTGCCTTGGCGACTGCATTTCTAGCCGCTAACGAAGGAGACAAAGTAACCATTTCCCATATCCAACAGGCGATCCGCCGCGAGTATCAAAAGATGGGCAAACCGATGACGAATGAAGCTTTTGAAGATTTATCTTGA
- a CDS encoding DUF4255 domain-containing protein, with translation MLHDLDLTIEELLKIELPDRFGDSVSTTPIAVTFVTPSPEFIVTLPALNLFLYDIRQNQELRSSSWSVARQSDGTATREPPLVRIDCSYLITMWTSDSKDFATEHQILGEVIQALMNNFTLPPTVLQGRLVGSDLPLRASVLEQAKLQSLGEFWQAMGGKPKATLNYTVTIPMTVNTEIQNLPLVTNFQVSVESND, from the coding sequence ATGCTTCATGATCTAGATCTGACGATCGAAGAACTTCTAAAGATTGAATTGCCAGATCGATTTGGAGATAGTGTTTCTACAACGCCGATAGCAGTCACTTTCGTGACACCTAGTCCAGAATTTATAGTTACGCTTCCAGCACTCAATTTATTTCTTTACGATATTCGACAAAACCAGGAACTCCGCAGTAGCAGTTGGTCTGTGGCTCGACAAAGCGATGGAACAGCAACGCGAGAACCCCCCCTGGTACGAATCGACTGTTCATATCTAATCACGATGTGGACGAGTGATTCTAAAGATTTCGCAACAGAGCACCAGATTTTGGGCGAGGTAATACAAGCATTGATGAATAACTTTACATTGCCGCCAACTGTATTGCAGGGAAGACTGGTGGGCAGCGATTTGCCTTTGAGGGCGTCGGTGTTGGAACAAGCAAAGTTGCAAAGCTTAGGTGAGTTTTGGCAGGCCATGGGAGGGAAGCCTAAAGCAACCCTTAACTACACTGTCACTATTCCCATGACTGTAAATACAGAGATACAAAATCTGCCATTGGTGACGAATTTTCAGGTTTCGGTGGAAAGTAATGACTAA
- a CDS encoding phage tail sheath C-terminal domain-containing protein, protein MTTYLSPGIYVKEVSSGAVSIAGVGTSTAGFIGVLDSADSPDSNPTVPRGSGDSNPSPEPLGTDKPTPVSSGGAEVTAKGSAIERKSFTFDVKSPFGGETSKYTFFPEGDERNTAPNSLEVEGDSFKITDKTATITFTTAIPAGKKLLATYTLPSQPTPPAPPTPAPQTSTNPRYVLQKVIGEVVGKGDGTKTKFALSRYPVGNQGVAVTVGTGNQPTVTVNNDLEKQVSTITLNSPPSADAQITVDYYPLSVAGGEVQLCTNFTEFKKSFGDFSTVEGQSNLAHAVYGFFRNGGTRCFVTWVATKNIDTALEDFAAIDEIAIVAAPGSTDLATLGKLSDHCQALGDRVAIFDALRVLKSAEPGQDGNPGESGYAALYYPWIQVLDPATNQNKYVPPSGHIAGVYARVDAQRGVHKAPANEVVLGAIGLETALTRAKQDGLNPKGVNCIRNLNGNITVWGARTWGGDDNGEFKYINIRRLFNYLRESIDEGTQWVVFEPNSPELWARVRRSVTAFLTMVWRSGALFGATPEEAFFVQCDAETNPPEARDAGQLNVKIGVAVVKPAEFVIFELSQWSGGK, encoded by the coding sequence ATGACGACTTATCTCTCCCCTGGTATCTACGTTAAAGAAGTATCGTCTGGTGCTGTCTCGATCGCCGGAGTGGGCACCAGTACTGCGGGTTTTATTGGCGTTCTTGACTCTGCTGACTCTCCAGATTCAAATCCTACTGTCCCAAGAGGCTCAGGCGATAGTAATCCTTCACCTGAGCCTCTTGGGACAGATAAGCCCACTCCAGTCAGTTCTGGAGGGGCTGAAGTCACAGCCAAGGGTAGTGCTATTGAGCGAAAGTCCTTTACCTTTGACGTAAAATCTCCCTTCGGGGGTGAGACATCAAAGTATACATTCTTTCCGGAGGGCGACGAAAGGAACACTGCACCAAATTCTTTAGAGGTTGAAGGAGATTCGTTTAAGATTACGGATAAAACAGCGACTATTACATTCACAACAGCAATTCCTGCCGGGAAAAAGCTGCTAGCGACTTACACACTTCCATCTCAGCCTACACCTCCAGCTCCGCCTACACCTGCCCCGCAAACCTCAACAAATCCTAGATATGTATTGCAAAAGGTGATTGGCGAAGTCGTTGGTAAGGGGGATGGCACAAAGACAAAATTTGCTCTCAGTCGCTACCCGGTTGGTAACCAAGGTGTAGCTGTCACAGTAGGAACAGGCAATCAGCCCACTGTCACAGTTAATAATGATCTGGAGAAGCAGGTTTCCACCATTACACTTAACTCGCCTCCTTCAGCTGATGCACAAATTACCGTCGATTACTATCCGCTATCCGTTGCTGGTGGAGAAGTGCAGTTGTGTACCAACTTTACCGAGTTCAAAAAGTCCTTTGGTGATTTTTCAACTGTTGAAGGACAATCCAATCTGGCTCATGCCGTTTATGGTTTTTTCCGGAATGGTGGTACCCGCTGTTTTGTAACTTGGGTTGCTACAAAAAACATTGACACTGCACTAGAAGACTTTGCCGCTATTGATGAAATTGCGATTGTGGCGGCTCCTGGCTCTACTGATCTAGCAACATTAGGAAAGCTCTCTGATCATTGCCAGGCTCTGGGCGATCGCGTCGCCATCTTCGATGCTCTCCGGGTTTTGAAATCTGCAGAACCTGGTCAAGATGGGAATCCAGGGGAATCTGGTTACGCTGCACTCTACTACCCCTGGATTCAAGTTCTTGACCCTGCTACGAATCAAAATAAGTATGTCCCACCTAGCGGTCATATTGCTGGAGTTTATGCCCGAGTGGATGCTCAGCGGGGTGTTCACAAAGCTCCTGCCAATGAAGTCGTTCTAGGAGCTATTGGCTTAGAGACTGCTCTCACCCGCGCTAAACAAGATGGGCTAAATCCTAAAGGGGTAAACTGCATTCGCAATCTCAATGGCAACATTACGGTTTGGGGTGCTCGCACTTGGGGAGGCGATGACAACGGTGAGTTTAAATACATCAACATTCGGCGTTTGTTTAACTACCTGCGAGAATCGATTGACGAAGGGACTCAATGGGTGGTTTTTGAGCCAAATAGTCCTGAACTCTGGGCCAGGGTTCGTCGCAGCGTCACGGCATTTTTGACGATGGTTTGGCGCAGTGGAGCCTTGTTTGGTGCAACACCGGAAGAAGCCTTTTTTGTGCAGTGCGATGCAGAAACCAATCCACCGGAAGCACGGGATGCAGGGCAACTGAACGTCAAGATTGGAGTTGCCGTAGTTAAGCCTGCCGAATTTGTCATTTTTGAGCTGAGTCAGTGGTCTGGAGGGAAGTAA
- a CDS encoding phage tail sheath subtilisin-like domain-containing protein — protein MQTELPSLPGLYWQDVFPPKPVLPLTGVPAFLGVCLQKDGKSVYEVNQPQVFHLWTQFQEKFGPETPGSYIAAAVRGFFENGGRDCIVVWLDISKEALEKCLTADSVIDPADLLCAPDIKEALEKVKEALEKCLTADSVMDTADLICAPDITDQKIQAKILEHCAKMGDRFAILDTPYSSDLATLKANGEELKKRPDNDYGAIYGPWLKTPHREDAVPPCGHVAGVYAACDRANTPRAPANIALEGVLDVAALSREQQTQLAQLSETPINGIRSLRGRGVRIWGARTLSSDPQWRYVNVRRLAITIHRWIALNLADVAFETNDFRLWVRIERELNAYLQTLWQQGHLQGATPDEAFRVRCNGETNPLEMRDRGELITFIEFAPTIPNEFIQLRLIHGDTGVAIAAS, from the coding sequence ATGCAAACCGAACTTCCTTCGCTACCAGGGCTTTACTGGCAGGATGTATTTCCACCTAAACCCGTTCTGCCCCTAACAGGAGTACCTGCTTTTTTAGGGGTATGCCTTCAAAAAGACGGGAAATCTGTATATGAGGTCAATCAGCCGCAGGTTTTTCATCTTTGGACTCAGTTTCAAGAAAAATTTGGGCCTGAAACACCGGGCAGTTACATAGCCGCCGCAGTACGAGGCTTTTTTGAAAACGGTGGCCGTGATTGCATTGTGGTCTGGCTAGACATATCAAAGGAAGCACTGGAAAAATGTTTAACGGCAGATTCTGTTATAGACCCAGCAGACCTGCTCTGTGCACCAGATATTAAGGAAGCACTGGAAAAAGTTAAGGAAGCACTGGAAAAATGTTTAACGGCAGATTCTGTTATGGACACAGCAGACCTGATCTGTGCACCAGATATTACTGATCAGAAAATACAAGCCAAAATCTTAGAGCATTGTGCAAAGATGGGCGATCGCTTCGCCATTCTGGATACGCCTTACTCATCTGATTTAGCAACCCTGAAGGCAAATGGAGAAGAGCTAAAAAAAAGACCTGATAATGACTACGGAGCCATCTATGGTCCCTGGCTCAAAACACCACACAGAGAAGACGCTGTACCGCCCTGTGGTCATGTAGCGGGAGTGTATGCAGCCTGCGATCGCGCCAATACTCCCCGTGCTCCTGCCAACATTGCCTTGGAAGGAGTCTTAGATGTTGCAGCCTTATCCCGAGAGCAACAAACTCAGTTAGCCCAACTTTCTGAGACTCCAATTAATGGCATTCGCAGTCTGCGAGGACGGGGAGTGCGTATTTGGGGTGCCCGCACGCTGAGTTCTGATCCTCAATGGCGCTATGTGAATGTGCGCCGATTGGCGATCACCATCCACCGTTGGATTGCCCTCAATTTGGCGGATGTTGCCTTTGAGACAAACGACTTTCGCCTATGGGTACGAATCGAGCGAGAGTTAAATGCCTATCTGCAAACTCTATGGCAGCAAGGGCATCTCCAGGGCGCAACACCTGATGAAGCCTTTAGAGTACGCTGCAATGGAGAGACAAATCCTCTAGAAATGCGCGATCGCGGTGAACTCATAACATTCATTGAATTTGCTCCAACAATTCCTAATGAATTTATTCAACTGCGGCTGATTCACGGTGACACAGGGGTTGCGATCGCTGCCTCTTGA
- a CDS encoding phage tail protein, with the protein MPNAKAPHQPDPYMGYNFFVEWNGIIHAGFRECSGLAATRTSHDYREGTDPSTMRKLGGMKTYPNITLRRGTTNNRELWDWWQTNAEGVEMRRDISIVMLDHTGEEKIRWNLTHCWPTTWTAPGFNATSEEVAIEALELVHEGLTVDTWS; encoded by the coding sequence ATGCCGAATGCTAAAGCTCCGCATCAGCCTGATCCCTACATGGGGTATAACTTCTTCGTGGAATGGAACGGTATTATTCATGCGGGATTCCGAGAGTGTAGCGGCTTAGCAGCCACCCGCACCTCCCACGACTATCGAGAAGGCACTGACCCATCTACGATGCGAAAGCTTGGAGGAATGAAGACCTACCCCAATATCACCCTGCGTCGCGGGACTACCAATAATCGGGAGCTATGGGACTGGTGGCAAACCAACGCCGAAGGAGTTGAAATGCGTCGGGATATTTCTATTGTGATGCTTGACCATACCGGGGAGGAAAAAATTCGCTGGAATCTGACCCATTGCTGGCCCACCACCTGGACTGCACCTGGATTTAATGCCACCTCTGAAGAAGTGGCGATCGAAGCTTTGGAGCTGGTGCATGAAGGCTTAACCGTTGATACATGGTCGTAA